The Catenulispora sp. MAP5-51 DNA window CCGCGTGTCAATTCCCTGTCCTGGTCGTTTCCCGGGACGCCCGCGGACGTGTCGTGTTCGCGGCGGTGGCTGGCGATGGCGGCCACCGAGGTGTGGGGCGAATGTGAGGACACTGATCGGCTCGTGCTCGCCTACAGCGAGATCGCGACCAACGCCGTGATGCACGGCGCCGGCCCGGTGACGGTGGCCGCGCGGATCTGTCCCACCAGCGCGCATTGCGAGATCGCCGACCGGTCGGCGCGGCTGCCGAGGATCCGGCACGCGACGGCCTCCGATGTCGGCGGGCGGGGGCTGGAGATGGTGCAGCTCACCGTGGACCGGTTGCGAGTGGCGGCCGATGAGGCGGGGAAGACCGTGTCGTTCGAGGTGGGGCGGCGGAATGGCGCGGAGAAAGGGTCCTAAGGTGAGAAAGGGTCCTAAGGCCGCTATTTCTGTACAGCCTTCACTGCGTTCGCGGCTTTGAGGGCCTTCGCGGCCTTGGCCACCTGCGGCGCCGACTCGCCCGGAAGTTCGGCGAGCA harbors:
- a CDS encoding ATP-binding protein, whose protein sequence is MADARWANRIAQSAVALGSATLRGGVMQHSRGTGPVDMGAAVRRKPGGQRGRAVPDRPRVNSLSWSFPGTPADVSCSRRWLAMAATEVWGECEDTDRLVLAYSEIATNAVMHGAGPVTVAARICPTSAHCEIADRSARLPRIRHATASDVGGRGLEMVQLTVDRLRVAADEAGKTVSFEVGRRNGAEKGS